In one Dreissena polymorpha isolate Duluth1 chromosome 7, UMN_Dpol_1.0, whole genome shotgun sequence genomic region, the following are encoded:
- the LOC127838348 gene encoding neurotrypsin-like — protein sequence MQAAMVNVFLLPLLLFKVVFSTQLVDGPTPLQGRVEVELFGQIQSICSLGIDSRAANVICASLGYRGATQLYRDSNFGSGQRLIYNHHIACLGNETSLDMCQHSSIQTLGCDYSNVVGVECQGDTIKIEPLFNSRPYEGTIKGIHGDIEYDIRGHIDTVTAQTMCAMLGYGRVGFAVREPFGLSDAYNKERIMCQGWETSISECRGATPLRNCSHVYHRHMISAGPMGPSLCERPDLDKQALFCSDYTLQGLRIGPDGILLMKINGRHWAVCVYYTLTTVTANAACKIMGYDGGEFLPPGKSGPNDVEIIGSLICDDYAESLHDCHMRSPFNENLRPYNNVSAICEGWYVRIKCHNGTDMVRGPQLLG from the exons ATGCAGGCAGCGATGGTGAACGTGTTTCTTCTGCCACTTCTCCTGTTCAAAGTCGTGTTTT CTACCCAGCTTGTAGATGGCCCAACACCGCTACAGGGTCGCGTAGAGGTAGAATTATTCGGACAAATTCAGTCAATCTGTTCATTGGGAATTGACTCTCGTGCTGCCAACGTTATATGCGCATCGCTCGGATACAG GGGAGCTACACAACTGTATCGAGACTCCAATTTCGGTTCAGGGCAAAGACTAATTTACAATCATCATATCGCATGTTTGGGGAACGAAACTTCATTGGACATGTGCCAACATTCCAGTATACAAACACTCGGGTGTGACTACAGCAATGTTGTTGGCGTGGAATGCCAGG GTGACACCATAAAGATAGAGCCGCTATTTAACAGCCGACCTTACGAAGGAACGATTAAAGGTATCCACGGAGACATCGAGTATGACATTCGTGGACATATAGATACAGTCACTGCCCAAACGATGTGTGCTATGCTTGGATATGG TCGTGTGGGATTCGCTGTCCGAGAGCCCTTTGGTCTCAGCGATGCATATAACAAAGAAAGAATCATGTGTCAAGGGTGGGAGACATCAATCAGTGAATGCAGAGGTGCAACGCCGCTTCGGAACTGCTCTCACGTGTATCATCGGCACATGATCTCTGCTGGCCCCATGGGTCCATCCCTATGTGAGAGACCAGATTTAGATAAGCAAGCGCTATTTTGCTCAG ACTACACACTCCAAGGCTTGAGAATTGGTCCAGATGGTATCCTCTTGATGAAGATAAACGGTCGACACTGGGCGGTCTGTGTGTATTACACACTCACCACAGTGACAGCGAATGCAGCTTGCAAAATCATGGGATATGA TGGAGGAGAGTTCTTACCACCTGGTAAATCTGGTCCCAACGATGTTGAAATAATAGGATCGCTCATATGCGACGACTACGCAGAAAGTCTGCACGATTGCCACATGAGATCCCCGTTCAATGAAAACCTCCGACCGTACAACAACGTATCCGCGATATGCGAGGGGTGGTATGTAAGAATCAAGTGCCACAACGGCACGGATATGGTTCGGGGCCCTCAGTTACTTGGATAA